Proteins encoded together in one Octopus bimaculoides isolate UCB-OBI-ISO-001 chromosome 24, ASM119413v2, whole genome shotgun sequence window:
- the LOC106875898 gene encoding uncharacterized protein LOC106875898 isoform X4 has product MKNYTMAFEELKFLIGTSEAKAAGFLCVLGIGLGIGSLLIYRLFKKYQCSNDLPDKSDDECYVRLESVDSVFHKEEMGHGYSSHDLPAAHYTPDTGVSFLLDSRKEIPNQEAVHISETPVRHRKLGPITPSKDCCKPENSTVDSDMKLLLTDERWLEAASGGGGHQSQDDDCSISSCPQSFTSSLVGNYSPRSLRERNLVIENDTDRSEKTRSTNNSPNKENPLPKNPHNDKVNISKNLKESSVLLTPPSEEDSPSSPYQPLIKKTKLLEADSDKEDDSSGSTKNYLNYNIRESPDDDNDNSIFSELSFSSKSLSPPSRRDWSLDDEEKDLLSPLCHSSSFDQFPQLLLRRLRECKSVSPESNRSITSEDCLSPDSQIEGIVLERCDSIDSSIFEIINDVPQQIEKDEVLRFHGIEDELQDLNDEMDDLMSGLSNLKSKCSGINPEATDLQRQMLLSEQAYNALQKARSHCAKRPGSLTPDSSIGDLQSPADNFLSWDMTDFQLDGLSYDNESNVIGILNEQNYVPFSVDSDNNFDLSTLQHPFHSDNQYYSVTEGTEDDKNIMNVGPRKNIQEYAKNQWRGETPEAQRYLEAYNQVQQTFECNYIRVMRGDNYCGIRSCIVQVLINGIAMKQEFATAEIVKNLLNQYLEEPEWELKRWSFARRLNYTDVKEMLFSCIDEFYSQHNLALEMDKTEREDWVEDLLNREPIVDIKIMEAAKLLMMLDIIDIYKNQQAEDYPLFVHYIFSRDTSDTPAKLLKNILNAVGDSGSLEQIDMCLLGHALGVKITVPRLYRYGRDDFIHGFPDLLNQNWDEVYLITEDDRHYNIIIKDN; this is encoded by the exons gAATCTGTTGACAGTGTTTTTCACAAGGAAGAAATGGGTCATGGTTACTCAAGCCATGACTTACCAGCCGCTCACTATACCCCCGATACGGGAGTTAGCTTTCTCTTAGATTCTCGTAAAGAAATACCAAACCAAGAAGCTGTACATATATCAGAGACCCCAGTTAGGCACCGCAAGTTGGGACCAATTACTCCTTCAAAAGACTGCTGCAAACCTGAAAATTCTACTGTTGATTCCGACATGAAATTGCTTCTGACTGATGAAAGATGGTTAGAAGctgccagtggtggtggtgggcatcaGTCACAGGACGATGACTGCAGCATTAGTTCATGTCCACAATCATTCACATCATCGTTGGTGGGTAATTACAGCCCACGTTCACTGAGGGAACGGAATCTGGTGATCGAAAACGACACTGACCGATCAGAAAAGACCAGAAGTACAAATAATTCACCAAATAAAGAAAACCCATTACCAAAGAATCCTCACAATGACAAGGTTAACATTAGTAAAAACTTGAAAGAAAGCAGTGTTTTGTTGACTCCACCATCTGAAGAGGACTCCCCTTCCTCACCTTATCAACctctaataaaaaaaacaaaattgttagaAGCTGATTCTGACAAAGAGGATGATAGTTCCGGAAgtacaaaaaattatttgaacTATAACATTAGAGAGTCtcctgatgatgacaatgacaatagcaTCTTTAGTGAGTTATCATTCTCATCAAAGAGCTTGAGTCCTCCTTCCAGACGGGACTGGAGTTTAGATGACGAAGAAAAAGATTTGTTGTCGCCACTATGTCACTCATCCAGTTTTGACCAATTTCCACAACTCCTGCTGCGACGGTTACGTGAATGTAAAAGTGTCTCCCCAGAATCTAACAGATCGATAACATCAGAGGATTGTCTCAGTCCAGACAGTCAAATAGAAGGAATTGTCCTTGAGCGCTGTGACAGCATCGATTCATCTATATTTGAGATAATTAACGATGTACCACAACAAATTGAAAAAGATGAGGTTTTGCGATTCCACGGCATCGAGGACGAACTACAAGATTTAAATGATGAAATGGATGACTTAATGTCTGGTCTTTCtaatttaaaatctaaatgtTCAGGAATTAATCCTGAAGCAACAGACTTACAGAGACAGATGCTTCTATCTGAACAAGCATACAATGCTTTACAGAAAGCGCGGTCCCACTGTGCAAAGAGGCCTGGGAGTTTAACTCCGGATTCTTCAATAGGGGACTTGCAATCACCAGCAGATAACTTTTTGTCTTGGGACATGACAGATTTCCAACTTGATGGTTTATCTTATGACAATGAATCCAACGTGATTGGTATCTTAAATGAGCAAAATTATGTGCCTTTTTCTGTGGACTCAGACAATAACTTTGACTTGTCTACACTCCAACATCCATTCCACAGTGATAATCAATACTATTCAGTTACTGAAG GAACAGAAGATGATAAAAACATCATGAATGTAGGTCCTCGAAAAAATATACAAGAGTATGCTAAAAACCAATGGCGTGGGGAAACTCCAGAAGCTCAAAGATATCTCGAA GCTTATAATCAAGTACAACAGACTTTCGAATGCAACTACATACGAGTTATGCGTGGAGATAACTACTGCGGAATTCGTTCCTGTATAGTTCAGGTGTTAATAAACGGAATTGCAATGAAACAGGAATTTGCCACAGCAGAAATTGTAAAGAAT CttttaaaccaatatttggaGGAACCAGAATGGGAACTAAAGCGGTGGTCTTTTGCCAGGCGTTTAAACTACACTGATGTGAAAGAAATGCTGTTCTCCTGTATTGATGAATTTTATTCACAG catAACTTAGCTTTAGAGATggacaagacagagagagaagactgGGTGGAGGACCTCTTAAACAGAGAACCAattgttgatataaaaataatggaaGCTGCCAAATTGCTTATGATGCTTGATATAATTGACATTTATAAAAACCAACAAGCCGAAGATTATCCATTGTTCgtccattatattttttctcgGGATACATCTGACACTCCTGCAAAACTGTTGAAAAACATCCTGAATGCAGTCGGAGATTCTGGCAGTTTAGAACAG attGATATGTGCCTCTTAGGACATGCACTCGGTGTAAAAATAACGGTGCCTCGTCTATATCGATATGGTAGAGATGATTTTATACATGGATTTCCTGATTTACTGAACCAAAATTGGGACGAGGTGTATCTCATTACCGAAGACGATAGACATTACAACATTATAATAAAAGATAACTGA
- the LOC106875898 gene encoding uncharacterized protein LOC106875898 isoform X8, with product MGHGYSSHDLPAAHYTPDTGVSFLLDSRKEIPNQEAVHISETPVRHRKLGPITPSKDCCKPENSTVDSDMKLLLTDERWLEAASGGGGHQSQDDDCSISSCPQSFTSSLVGNYSPRSLRERNLVIENDTDRSEKTRSTNNSPNKENPLPKNPHNDKVNISKNLKESSVLLTPPSEEDSPSSPYQPLIKKTKLLEADSDKEDDSSGSTKNYLNYNIRESPDDDNDNSIFSELSFSSKSLSPPSRRDWSLDDEEKDLLSPLCHSSSFDQFPQLLLRRLRECKSVSPESNRSITSEDCLSPDSQIEGIVLERCDSIDSSIFEIINDVPQQIEKDEVLRFHGIEDELQDLNDEMDDLMSGLSNLKSKCSGINPEATDLQRQMLLSEQAYNALQKARSHCAKRPGSLTPDSSIGDLQSPADNFLSWDMTDFQLDGLSYDNESNVIGILNEQNYVPFSVDSDNNFDLSTLQHPFHSDNQYYSVTEGTEDDKNIMNVGPRKNIQEYAKNQWRGETPEAQRYLEAYNQVQQTFECNYIRVMRGDNYCGIRSCIVQVLINGIAMKQEFATAEIVKNLLNQYLEEPEWELKRWSFARRLNYTDVKEMLFSCIDEFYSQHNLALEMDKTEREDWVEDLLNREPIVDIKIMEAAKLLMMLDIIDIYKNQQAEDYPLFVHYIFSRDTSDTPAKLLKNILNAVGDSGSLEQIDMCLLGHALGVKITVPRLYRYGRDDFIHGFPDLLNQNWDEVYLITEDDRHYNIIIKDN from the exons ATGGGTCATGGTTACTCAAGCCATGACTTACCAGCCGCTCACTATACCCCCGATACGGGAGTTAGCTTTCTCTTAGATTCTCGTAAAGAAATACCAAACCAAGAAGCTGTACATATATCAGAGACCCCAGTTAGGCACCGCAAGTTGGGACCAATTACTCCTTCAAAAGACTGCTGCAAACCTGAAAATTCTACTGTTGATTCCGACATGAAATTGCTTCTGACTGATGAAAGATGGTTAGAAGctgccagtggtggtggtgggcatcaGTCACAGGACGATGACTGCAGCATTAGTTCATGTCCACAATCATTCACATCATCGTTGGTGGGTAATTACAGCCCACGTTCACTGAGGGAACGGAATCTGGTGATCGAAAACGACACTGACCGATCAGAAAAGACCAGAAGTACAAATAATTCACCAAATAAAGAAAACCCATTACCAAAGAATCCTCACAATGACAAGGTTAACATTAGTAAAAACTTGAAAGAAAGCAGTGTTTTGTTGACTCCACCATCTGAAGAGGACTCCCCTTCCTCACCTTATCAACctctaataaaaaaaacaaaattgttagaAGCTGATTCTGACAAAGAGGATGATAGTTCCGGAAgtacaaaaaattatttgaacTATAACATTAGAGAGTCtcctgatgatgacaatgacaatagcaTCTTTAGTGAGTTATCATTCTCATCAAAGAGCTTGAGTCCTCCTTCCAGACGGGACTGGAGTTTAGATGACGAAGAAAAAGATTTGTTGTCGCCACTATGTCACTCATCCAGTTTTGACCAATTTCCACAACTCCTGCTGCGACGGTTACGTGAATGTAAAAGTGTCTCCCCAGAATCTAACAGATCGATAACATCAGAGGATTGTCTCAGTCCAGACAGTCAAATAGAAGGAATTGTCCTTGAGCGCTGTGACAGCATCGATTCATCTATATTTGAGATAATTAACGATGTACCACAACAAATTGAAAAAGATGAGGTTTTGCGATTCCACGGCATCGAGGACGAACTACAAGATTTAAATGATGAAATGGATGACTTAATGTCTGGTCTTTCtaatttaaaatctaaatgtTCAGGAATTAATCCTGAAGCAACAGACTTACAGAGACAGATGCTTCTATCTGAACAAGCATACAATGCTTTACAGAAAGCGCGGTCCCACTGTGCAAAGAGGCCTGGGAGTTTAACTCCGGATTCTTCAATAGGGGACTTGCAATCACCAGCAGATAACTTTTTGTCTTGGGACATGACAGATTTCCAACTTGATGGTTTATCTTATGACAATGAATCCAACGTGATTGGTATCTTAAATGAGCAAAATTATGTGCCTTTTTCTGTGGACTCAGACAATAACTTTGACTTGTCTACACTCCAACATCCATTCCACAGTGATAATCAATACTATTCAGTTACTGAAG GAACAGAAGATGATAAAAACATCATGAATGTAGGTCCTCGAAAAAATATACAAGAGTATGCTAAAAACCAATGGCGTGGGGAAACTCCAGAAGCTCAAAGATATCTCGAA GCTTATAATCAAGTACAACAGACTTTCGAATGCAACTACATACGAGTTATGCGTGGAGATAACTACTGCGGAATTCGTTCCTGTATAGTTCAGGTGTTAATAAACGGAATTGCAATGAAACAGGAATTTGCCACAGCAGAAATTGTAAAGAAT CttttaaaccaatatttggaGGAACCAGAATGGGAACTAAAGCGGTGGTCTTTTGCCAGGCGTTTAAACTACACTGATGTGAAAGAAATGCTGTTCTCCTGTATTGATGAATTTTATTCACAG catAACTTAGCTTTAGAGATggacaagacagagagagaagactgGGTGGAGGACCTCTTAAACAGAGAACCAattgttgatataaaaataatggaaGCTGCCAAATTGCTTATGATGCTTGATATAATTGACATTTATAAAAACCAACAAGCCGAAGATTATCCATTGTTCgtccattatattttttctcgGGATACATCTGACACTCCTGCAAAACTGTTGAAAAACATCCTGAATGCAGTCGGAGATTCTGGCAGTTTAGAACAG attGATATGTGCCTCTTAGGACATGCACTCGGTGTAAAAATAACGGTGCCTCGTCTATATCGATATGGTAGAGATGATTTTATACATGGATTTCCTGATTTACTGAACCAAAATTGGGACGAGGTGTATCTCATTACCGAAGACGATAGACATTACAACATTATAATAAAAGATAACTGA